One Pecten maximus chromosome 16, xPecMax1.1, whole genome shotgun sequence DNA window includes the following coding sequences:
- the LOC117344552 gene encoding uncharacterized protein LOC117344552, with protein MSTVPTPLSYISTAMILLITWIILSILPLHARGTVSIMKRYTLLTAANFTWNDAKLKCESIGSNLAKVDSETERFALNHLDDQAPWNSSLSNSQYWLGLHIRGDNDECTTKTNYFWHDCEPLFKWTNWAPSEPNECGVDYCIRLHNVLFKTRDCGLKYGALCEADQAGDCTFDEVYTDDLRGFSHKKISLNVDESACKTACLDYIVDEETQCWLYQIIRKEFDVNMTIIAEHPVCYLFFTTNSYSADNLNFVGNWTNATTIYVKRCYEAILDDVSQPDSADAWAGVSEPNTTCPVIGDCYFETIGVLDLDRAKDLVHTTLDVHGTEQECKDLCMGGSFYKDCWFLDTFSPLSRACRLYFLHNDLSDTFNVLDLNARKRTLFMKKCLKEELTTTTVPTTTTTPQLVFEQLRVEKKVTGNYRRKFISIYEDRPSAYEYGYNGRCFHRFYHRFRHPVRYTRILPPCKNCRSEKHSNKKQVLPSEKENKQGKTCCLQN; from the exons ATGCCCGAGGGACTGTCTCAATCATGAAACGTTATACACTTCTGACTGCCGCTAACTTTACCTGGAACGACGCAAAACTCAAATGTGAATCGATTGGCAGCAATCTCGCAAAGGTAGACTCTGAAACAGAACGCTTTGCGCTGAACCACCTTGATGACCAGGCACCGTGGAACTCTTCTCT aTCAAACAGCCAGTACTGGTTAGGTCTCCATATCCGTGGGGATAACGATGAGTGTACGACGAAAACAAATTACTTTTGGCACGACTGTGAACCGTTGTTTAAATGGACGAACTGGGCACCAAGTGAACCAAACGAGTGTGGTGTCGATTACTGTATACGCTTACACAACGTGTTGTTCAAAACTCGCGATTGTGGTTTGAAGTATGGCGCCCTGTGTGAGGCTGACCAAG CAGGTGACTGTACCTTTGATGAAGTTTACACAGACGATTTGAGAGGATTCAGTCACAAGAAGATTTCATTGAATGTCGATGAATCCGCCTGTAAAACAGCTTGTCTAGACTACATCGTCGACGAGGAGACACAGTGTTGGCTTTATCAGATAATAAGGAAAGAGTTTGACGTTAACATGACTATCATAGCTGAACACCCTGTTTGTTACCTGTTCTTTACGACCAACAGCTACAGTGCTGACAATCTGAACTTCGTGGGGAACTGGACAAATGCTACCACCATTTACGTAAAAAGATGCTATGAGG CGATACTTGACGATGTGAGTCAACCCGATTCTGCTGACGCCTGGGCTGGAGTTAGTGAACCAAATACGACTTGTCCTGTTAttg GCGACTGTTACTTTGAGACGATTGGGGTGTTGGATCTGGACAGGGCGAAGGACTTGGTGCACACGACCTTAGATGTCCACGGAACAGAACAGGAATGTAAAGATCTGTGTATGGGTGGCTCGTTCTACAAGGACTGTTGGTTCCTGGACACGTTCAGTCCTTTGTCGAGGGCGTGCCGTCTTTATTTTTTACACAACGATCTCTCCGATACGTTCAATGTTCTCGACCTGAACGCAAGGAAACGCACATTATTCATGAAAAAGTGCTTAAAAG AGGAACTTACTACTACAACAGTACCAACAACTACAACGACACCACAATTAGTGTTTGAGCAACTTCGAGTTGAAAAGAAAGTAACCGGAAATTATCGCCGTAAATTCATTAGTATCTACGAAGACCGACCGAGTGCCTATGAGTATGGGTATAATGGGCGCTGTTTTCATCGCTTTTATCATCGGTTTCGTCATCCTGTCAGATATACCCGTATTCTACCACCATGCAAAAACTGTCGGAGCGAAAAACATTCGAACAAGAAACAGGTGCTTCCCTccgaaaaagaaaacaaacaaggaaaaacatgttgtttacaaa